Part of the Lynx canadensis isolate LIC74 chromosome E3, mLynCan4.pri.v2, whole genome shotgun sequence genome is shown below.
GGTGCGGCTCTACCTGGCCGTGCTCAGCGACCGCACGCCCGAGAACCTCCACGCCTTCCTCATCTCCGTGCCCGGCAGCTTCGCGGAGAGCGGGGCCACCAAGAACCTCCTGGACTCCATGGCCCGCAACGTCGCGCTGGACGCCCTGCAGCTGCCCAAGTCCTGGCTCAACGGCTCGTCCCTCCTCCAGCACATGAAGTTCAACAACCCCTTCTACTTCAGCTTCAGCCGCTGCGCCCTGTCCGGCGGCCACCTGATCCAGCGGGTCATCAACGGCGGGAGGGACCTGCGGAGCCTGGCCAGCCTGAACCTCAGCGGCTGCGTGCACTGCCTGTCCCCGGACTCGCTGCTCCGCAAGGCGGAGGACGATATCGACAGCGGCATCCTGGAGACGCTCGTGGCGTCCTGCCACAACCTGCAGCACCTCAACCTGTCGGCCGCCCACCACCACAGCGCCGACGGCCCGGGCCGCCACCTCTGCCAGCTGCTGGCCCGGCTGCGCCGCCTGCGCTCCCTGTCCCTGCCCGTGTGCTCCGTGGCCGAGGCGGCGCCGCGGGCCGACCGCGCCCCGGCCCAGCCCGCCCCGCACGCCGTGCCCCGCGGCTTCGGCAAGAAGGTGCGCATCGGCGTGCAGTCGTATTCCGGCCCCCTCCCGGGGCAGGCggccccccagccctcctccgtGTTCTGGGCTCTGCTGAAGAACGTGCCCTTTCTGGAACGCCTCGAGCTCATCGGGTCCAGCTTCTCCTCCGCCATGCCGCGCAACGAGCCCGCCATCCGCAACTCCCTCCCGCCCTGCAGCCGGGCGCAGAGCGTCGGGGACTCGGAGGTGGCCGCCGTCGGCCAGCTGGCCTTCCTGAGGCACCTGACGCTGGCCCAGCTGCCCGGCATCCTGACGGGCTCCGGGCTGGTCAGCATCGGCCTGCAGTGCCAGCAGCTGCAGTCCCTGTCGCTGGCCAACCTGGGCCTGATGGGGAAGGTGGTCTACACGTCCGCCCTCTCGGACATGCTGAAGCATTGCAAGCGGCTGAAGGACCTCAGGTGAGGGGGCCTGGCGGCTCCGCCGTGGCCGCCGCTGGCCCTTCGGAGGCTTGAGAGGCGGCAGGGGACGTGAGCGGCTCGGGCCCTCGCGTGGCAGACGTTCGCGTACCTGCTGCCCGTCTGCCGGGGTGGAGGAGAGGCGGGCTGTCCTCTAGCGGCTGAGGGCCTGGGGGGCGGTGGGGCCCGACCGGGGCTTGTGCGCGGTGACGGGACTCAGGGAGGCAGCGGGGGGGCGGAGGCCGGGGCGGGAGGCAGGCGTGTCCGCATCGCTGCGGTCGTTTGAGTGGTTGCTCTAGAAGATGCCGCTGTGTGCGAGGTCCTGCTCAGTCCTCGTGACGACCCCAGGAGGCGGCTGTTGCCCCACGTAGCGGAGCTGGTGAGGGGTGGTGCCAGGAGCCGAACTCGGGGCTTTCCGTCCGACTGTGTGCTTTTTGAAGCTAAGAGTCAGAGGGAGCTGGGAGGAGACTCGAGGCCAAGGCTTTCTGGAAAAGCGGGAGGCATGTGCTGGGGCCCCGGGGTCTTGCAAACACACCGGGTGCTCAAAAGCACAGGTGAGGTGGGGCGGGCAGCCAGGTGAGGTGAATGCACTAGAGCCGGACGGAGGGAGCAGTCCCGTCTCCAGCTGGGAAAGGCCCCCCTGACACCCGCCTGGACTGGAGGAGCCGGAGACAGGGGCGCTGAAAGGGGGCGGTGCTTGCTGTAGGCAGGTGACAGTGGCCCGGAGTGAGGTGGTGGGCTGAtctgagagaggagagggtgaggggcaggacCCACCCAGGCTGCTGTCCTAAGAGTCCAGACACAGTGGATTCTCGCTGAATTGAGCCGTGGAGTGAGGGGGGTTCTTGTGAGCATTTAAAGGGTAAGCCTTTGGGGGTGCCGGGgcggctcagcgggttaagcgtcagcccttgatttcggttcaggtcgtgatctcacagtttcatgagtttgagccctgcattgggctgacagtgtggagccttcttgagattctctgtctctctctctccctctctccctccctccctccccccctccctccctctccctctctcccacttctcccccccatctcagaataaataaataagctttaaaaataaaataaaataaacttaaaaaaataaatacagggtaAGCCTTTGTTGACCTGAGACATGTTTGAAAATCTTGACAGATCTGATCTTGAAAAATTGCACTGAGCTTGAAAAATCACACTGTTGCCCAGAATCTACTGGAAGGTATGGTGGGGCGGATGTCAGTTCTGCTGGGGCTTCAGGTTGGGGAGGATGTAGCGGCCGGGCTCAGATCACTCAGCTGGTCTCCCGGTCAGGCTGGAGCTGTGGGTGGCTGGTGGGTGGCGCGAGAGCAGGAGCACtgaggcgtgtgtgtgtgtcactgtcCCCACAGTGGTCAGCGCGCACTTTGTGTTTTTGCCGAGTGCCAGGTGCTAAGCCAAGGGCTGTCAGGCACCGTCTAGTCCCCGTGACAGCCCTTCAtcgttcccatttcacagacgaagTAGTGGAAGCTTGAAGGAGGAGCTGAGGTTCACCCAGCTCAGTCGAACTCCAGAGCTTGACCTTGGCCCCAGGTCGTGCCAAATGGAAACCACTGTGCCTTTGCAGGCTTCCACTTTCCCCTCAGAAGGCGTCCTCTGACAGGAAATGGAGCCGGCTGAGTGCTTGGCCGCTCCCGCTCTGGAGCCTTCTAGGGGTCCTCTGCAGGCTGTGCCTGCCGTCTGTCCATTCTCCCTCCAAGCGCGATCCACACTGCGGCTCCTGAGGCCCTGCCGTCGGGGGTGAGAATCCCAGGATCCGACCCGGCAGAGCGGGGTGAGTAGGCCTCGGTGTTTTCCCGCCGTGTCGGATCCACACACCCTGGATGTGCGGCTTCGGTCGTTAGCCCGAGTGTCCACGGAACCCCGtatgtggggagggggcagttgTTCATGCCGTGTCCCGTGCGTTCCGGTTACCCTTGCTTCGAGAATCATATAACGCTGAGTTGTTAGAACCCCCTGGTTTACACCTGAGTCAAAGTTAACTTCCCGGGAACTTCGAGGTGCAGTGTGTGCCTGGCTCTGGCCGTGGCCTCCCCAGCCACGTTCGGCCTTGCCCAGAGGTGATACAAGACGTCACGAAACGGTTAAGGACGCTCGATGGGCAGCGTTGCTGTTCCCATTGCAGGGACCTTTGGGACCCTCTGTCCTGCTGCAGGTGCGGAGTGCCCGGGTGGGCTGGGAGGAGCGAGGACCGCAGGCCTGCTCTTTACTTCCTGCCACCCCTGACGTCCCCCTTCCTGCCCACCTCTGCCTTGTGGCCCAAATTCCATCCTCCCTGTTAATTTCTCTGGCTTGGGCACCTCTCCTGCCGGGTTGGGGTGTGGCATCAGCCGCCGGGGACGGAGGAGGGGCCCCGGCTGCAGCGGGCGGCCCCCTCCACCACCGTCTTCACGGGACGGGCCTGTCTGACGTCAGAGGCTTGGATGCCTGTCTTTTTGCCTCTGTATCTGCAGCAGCAGGAATCTGCTCCCTCCTCCACTGGTCCTTCTCTGTCTAGTGCCTTGTCCCACCTTGCTTCTTCTTGGGCCTTTGCCGTCACATCGCTGGCCTTTCTGGAAGGAGCGGTGATCGGTGTGCGGTCAGCGGGCCACATTTCACTCAAAGCTGCAGATGGGTCCTGATACATATTTAGCAAACAGAAAACTCCCCGGGTCTGCAACCCTGTTAACCTGTTGGGAGTCTTGAGATTAGGAGGAATTGAACATTCCCTGAAATTGGGGGCGGGTGAACACCTGAGTTCTAATTTCACTAAATTCTGAGTCAAGGTATTTCTGGATCTCTCCTCTTTGcgatcaggttttttttttttttttttttttcttttttctttcttgccaacCCATTAAGCATTGTGCCTTTTCTGGCCGTGCTGTTGGGGAGTGTTTGGTCATCGTCCGGGAGTGTTTGATAAAAACGGAAGTcgatgaaaatgaaattaagtaaaatacagCACCTAATTTAATAAGTCAAAGTAGTCAGAATCTCTCCCCCAAATGCCTGCCTCACGTCCACAGTGTTACATGTCTGCTGCTTGTGGGGCTACCTGGACATGGCAGGTGCTGCCGGCTCCCTGGGCTGCTGGACGCCTAACACAGGCCCCCTTCGGGTTGGCTCTGCCTGCCTCACCCTGCTCCTAGACCCTCCACCTGTAAAGTGGGGCTGGTGAGAGCAAAGCCGTTTGTACACCTGTGAGGCCTACAGAACAGGGTTAGCACCTGTAATACCCAcgatattctttctttaaaaacattttttttaaatgtttatttatttttgagagaaagagagagagagcaggcatgagcaggggaggggcagagagagagggagacacagaatccaaagcaggttccaggctctgagctgtcagcacagagcccgatgtggggctcagactcaagaaccatgagatcatgacctgagccaaactcggacgcttaactgagccacccaggcaccccgacccaTGATAATTCTTTTTCCATCTAGCAAATGTGTGAACACCTGTTATTCTGGGTTCTGTTCTAGGCATAGAATTCTCTCCTTGTCTGTGgggagcttacattccagtggggAAAGTGGGCCAACAGTGCACGGAGGGAAGAATGTGGTTTATTAGAGAAGAACAGATGCCGGGGAGGACAAAGGAAAGCGGGATGAGGGATGCTGGAGGGCAGGTGGCGGATTCCAGGAAGGTGAGATTTGAGAAAATTCACGAAGTTGCATTAGCAAAGTAGAACCTGGGAAGAACATTCCCCGGCCAGGCAGAACGAGTCGCATCAGTTGGTAGTGTCTGcaaatcactttatttattttttaaagtttgtttgtttgttttgtttactttaagtaatctttacacccaacctagggcatgaactcacaagcCCGAAGGTCAAAAGGTGCATGCTTTTCCAACTAAGCCAGCCGGGCACCTCACACatgactgacttcttttttttgcttgtttgtttattatttttgagagagacagagtgtgagcgtgggaggggcagatagagagggagacacagaatctagagcaggctccaggctctgagctgtcagcacagagccttgacaCGGCTCTCGAACccctgagccgtgagatcacgacttgagccgaagtcggacgcttaaccgactgagccagccgggcgcttacttttaaatgagtaaaaatgGAATCAAATCAAGCGTACAGTTCCTCAGCGGTATTAGCCACATTTCAGCTGGTCAGGAACCTCATGTGCCGGTGGCTGCCATGTTGGACAGAACACACATGGAGATTGTTCCCGTCTGCACACAAGGTTTTGTTGGACAGAGCCGAGTTAATGCCAGGGTCCTGAGATGGGGTGTGTCGGGTGTTTTGGGAGCAGCCAGGAGCCCGTGTGACTGGAGGGGAGCAGAAGGGCAGGTCACACCGCTGTACTGAAATAGACTGGGGccagggcaggagcaggggcgCTGTCACTGTCGGGGAGGCCGTGTCAGACGTTCAGGGAGAGACCCAAGCATTTGCTGATTGATCAGATACgtggggctggtgggaggggtcAAGGAGGGGTCCAGATGATGCTGACGCTTTTGGCCCGAGCATTTGAGCTGATGCGGTCGTCATCCTCTGCGATGGGAGGCTGTGGGGCACAGCTGTGCACGTGTGTCCCGGAGTTTGAGAGGCGGTGGACTCCAGCCAGCACGTGGGACTAAGCAGACCACAGACCGGGCCCGGGGTCACCCAGtcaggaggtggaggaagaatCAGCAAAGCCGACGTAGCAGGAGccggcagggaggcagggagccgGCAGATGGAGGGGGAAGGTGTTCCAGAAGCTAGAGGAAGGGACTGTAGGAAGTGACTGCTGTTGGATCCTGTTGGTGTACTTGTGACAGCTGCCAGCTGTTTTTCCCCGCACTCGTAGGTGTTGACTCCTTTGACATTTTGAACGACCCCGGGAGTAGAGCTATTATTGTccccttttgcagatgaggaaagtgaggcccagaggaTTAAGGAGCTTGCTTGAGCCACACAGCTGGTGTGTGGCACTTCCTGCCTCACAGGGCCTGTTGAGCGTTGAGCGGGGTAACACAGCAGCATTT
Proteins encoded:
- the FBXL18 gene encoding F-box/LRR-repeat protein 18 isoform X3 — protein: MASEDKVKQVVKEIGREIQQLNMAGCYWLSGATIEHVARCRGLVKVNLSGCHLTSVRLSKMLSALQHLRSLAIDVSPGFDAGQLSGECKATLSRVRELKQTLYTPSYGVVPCCTSLEKLLLYFEILDRTREGAVLSGQLMVGQSNVPHYQNLRVFYARLAPGYINQEVVRLYLAVLSDRTPENLHAFLISVPGSFAESGATKNLLDSMARNVALDALQLPKSWLNGSSLLQHMKFNNPFYFSFSRCALSGGHLIQRVINGGRDLRSLASLNLSGCVHCLSPDSLLRKAEDDIDSGILETLVASCHNLQHLNLSAAHHHSADGPGRHLCQLLARLRRLRSLSLPVCSVAEAAPRADRAPAQPAPHAVPRGFGKKVRIGVQSYSGPLPGQAAPQPSSVFWALLKNVPFLERLELIGSSFSSAMPRNEPAIRNSLPPCSRAQSVGDSEVAAVGQLAFLRHLTLAQLPGILTGSGLVSIGLQCQQLQSLSLANLGLMGKVVYTSALSDMLKHCKRLKDLRLEQPYFSANAQFFQALSQCSALQRLCLVSRSGTLQPEAVLAFMARCLHVVVCHMFTGESLATCKSLQQSLLRSFQAERPALNVVIFPLLHEGLTNVIRDVPMVHLDEITLFKSRVAEEPPNLWW